tcttttattatatatgtacatttagctTAAAATATAAGATGTATTCATCAAACTAGCTAAATAAGGTTTGAAGCACGACTCCCCAAGTCTATTAGGTTCTACAATTATGATATATTGTTATTAAAGATACGGTATTCAGCATTGTTATTAAAGATACGGTATTCGGAATTGCGTTACATTCTTCTCGTTTTTCTATAAGTTGTTCAGTACGGACAAATAACCTAAGGGACAAAATAACCGCGCTGGCATTGTTCTAATGTGTTTTCCTATCatcaagaaaatttttatttattgatttttaatgcGCACAGTGTCGATAGCGTTAACATTTCGTTTCGTGATTTATGTTGAAattcaatattgaattttaaattaacGACTAAAGtcataatttgttattaaaacgTAATAGATATTCATGCGACAACGttgtcttaaaaaatatatatatattttgtgaaattacGTTCATAGTATGCTCCAacgttttatcatttaaagttgTAATTACAATCATTTTTCGGAATTCATGTCTACATGTTTCAACTTCACTAAAACCtttgatgaaaaaaagtaaTCTTTCAGAAAATCTATGCAACGTTTgctagaaaaattaaatttcaacagCAAAATGGATTCTTCTTTTTATGTTATGTTTAACAATACAAATTCAGAATGAACCAGTCCTTAAAATTACACGGCTTTATTATCATGAATTGTTCTATTTATTAATAACTTAAATGTACGCAAAGTTCACAATTTAGTACAACTGAATATTGGTAATCACACAAAGTCAGTCTCTAAATGATGGTCTAAATCAGTACTACTCAAGGTAAACAAGATTTGCATTTTTACTtaatgataaacaaaacaaaatacaactttgcaggtattattgttatttattattctCATCAAATATACaagaatgtttgtttggttGATGCAGATGTCCAGGTAACCTGTAAAAAAGTTAGAAATACAagattaatattgaattttcttttcaacacatttgttttatccatatgatattaattgatgaaaatgagGATGAGGAAATATAAACTATACCTTGTAATGATAACTTCAGATTGTTAACCATTGAAATTGTTAAACAGTTTCATTACAGCATTTCCTCCGCCGTTTAGCAGACTTTTGACCGATTTACAGATCTAAAGCCAGAAGTTTTACTTATtagaaatatatcaaaattacaaacaaatatcaaaataagatttaaaGACTCTCTCTCATATGGACTGTTAATTATATGTCTAACCAGGCCATTTGATCCAGCAAGCATTTTTCGGAAATCATTTTTAGAATCCTTGATCACAAGCTGATAGATCCAACTCCATAAACGTCCTCTGATTCTTAAATCTACTGACGGGGGATTGCTGAAACAGTTTCTTACTCGAATTCTGTTCCCTGCTATGATAATGTACAAAAACTGGTggtcataattatgttaaaagatgtatcaaataattaccacttacacaaaatttgattttgatatctCTTATTGAAATGCATTATGGCGGTCATCGAAGCTTTTCAAAGTAAATCAAAAGTTTGATGACATAAATTCAATCTTTTTTGATGCACTGGAAACTTAATCTTACATCTTACCTAATACAGCAGTGACACTAAATCCAATTCCCTTTGTTGAAAACGATACGTGCCCTTGGTCTGTGTACTGCCCCCTAACATTCTTTATACATTAGCAGCTTTTTGTTATGATTAATAAAGAATGATTTAAACCATTTTTGAATGATaaataatgtatcaaaataagGACATACAACCAGGACTTGTAACGTAACCACCAGTTTGTCTCCCCTTTTATTTCCCCGTCTCTTGCCGTCCATTCCACAGTAAGTGGATTGAGTCGCTTTATTCTTAGATCACTTTGTGGCAgttgcaatttatttatttttactctaAAATAGAAATATTCTTAAGAATATACTCGATTACGATAGGTTGTGATAAGACTTTGCTTGATCGTATTACAACACTGAGTTTATCAATGGACACTTGTTCACGGTTCAAAAACAAACATTACATCATCACAGCTTCAAtttaacttaaaaatattttttcttactttGAAAGATGGTATCTCACATTTCCACTTTTGCCTTTGATATCCTTAGGAATCTTCCGCTGAATTTCCGTAAGTAGCAAGTTCTTAACTAAAATGACACTAAAATTTTCACTGATCTACAATACCTAAATTTACTTGTGTTATAGTAAGGAAGAGGCAAAGATAAAATTAAGATAATCATACctttttacaacttttaataTACAAGAAACTAACTTATTCTGTTCAGAAATACTCACTCCCATTGAGATTCACGTTTCGTTTTGACATATCATTTGTGCTGACCTGGTCATGGCCCTCTCCGcctattaaaaataaacagagaaaCGTTAGAAGTGCAATAGTTATTGCTGACATGATGAACCAAAGTTTAATTGTAGTTCTAAGTCGCTAGGACATTTTGTGATGGCTTATATACAAATAACACCATCATGAGATACTGAATACTAAAGCATTTTGCAGGGTTTTTTAACAACAGATGATGCGAGTTTATGATATTATGAGTTTACAGGAACGGGTGAATATCTTTCACATCACGTAAGCTGGCTAGAATTACAGAAATCACTATCGAACATGAAAGCAAATGACATGAATGAAATGCAAACGTCAGCAAAACGGAAGATGACAACAAAGAAGTGTACGATTAGAAATCTACATCTTActtttacacccccccccccaaaaaaaaatataatttccaatttttttctcaataaaacatttaaatcatatatattttctattaatttattttagatatttattgGTTTTTATAAAGGTTATGATCTTGattaatttatcttaaaatatctttaaagtatctcttaaaaaatgatttttgatgaATGAACTAAAATGGCTGATAGCAGCTTCTTAAAATTAAGTATGATAAttttagacatttttatttaaaaaatgaatttgatatctATCAGTTTATAAGGGAACTGGACACGTTTATCAAACCGGAATATATGAGTgctaatttgattaaattttgatataatttttttctttataatgtAGACGAGAACGCCTTTAACCGCAAAAGTTAAATGAACTTCAGGAGAAGTTCAGTTTCATTGTTAAtcgaaaatattaattttattatataaacttgATATATCAGTTAATAAAACAATGTGTATTCAAATTGTTCGTGGTGATTTGTTCACGtcaaaataaatgttgaaatcTACTTTTCAGGATGACATGTCCTTAACAAAGCATAAAGAGCCTTAAATATTGAGCAAATATTAGAAAAAAGGGGGCGATGTCTAGATTCAGTCAATTGAATTATtcattgaacaaaaaaatacgAAGATTCATGGATAACTTACACGTATCATTGATTTCAtgcaaaaagaattaaattgttttctgtcaatatttttgggCTTCAAGAGCAAAAAAACATTAATCAAATCTTTATACAAATGACACCATCATGAGATACTGAACACATAAGCGTTTTGCAGGGGTTTTTGTTAACAACAGATGGTGCGAGTTTACGATATCTAATACAGGAACAGGTGAATATCTTTCACATCACGTAAGCTGACTAGAATTACAGAAATCACTATCAAACATGAAAGCAAATGACATGAATGAAATGCAAACGTCAGCAGAACGTAAGATGACAACAAAGAAGTTTACGATTAAAAATCAACATCTTACTTTTTGACCACCCTcccaaaatacaattttttttcaataatacatttaaataatatattttctattaatttttttttatagatatttattGGTTTTTAATGAGGTTATGATCCTGattaatttatcttaaaatatctTACAAGTATCTcttaaaatgtgatttttgaTGAATTAAAATGGCTGATAGCAGGTTCttaaaatttagtattttttttttggacatttttatttaagaaatgaattcaatatctaTCAGTTTATAAGTGAACTGGACACGTTTATCAAACCAGAATATTTGAGTGTCAATTGGATTAAAtcattatataattttcttctttataatGTAGACAATAAAGCCTTTAACTGTAAAAGTTTAATGAACTTCAAGAGAAGTTCAGCTTCAtcgttaaaagaaaatattatttttattatataaaataagtaTTTGATATGAAACACCTTTCCtttgatttaaagaaattgCTAAGTGTTCCGAATATGGGTGTATCAGTTCATCGAACTGACGCACTTTTTTTATAGTGAAGAAACTGCGAAAACAGGAAAGACAAGGTCATATCAGGTCCAGAATCCGAAATACAACTATTTCCTTATTCAACGGTTTATACAGGGACGTATAACACCTAAAGGATCTGAAACTTCTATTTTTAGACAACAAGACGTTTGAACCTTGAACTAGACAACGGCTATTTGGACAAACAAAGAAATGGGCTGTCATGATTCATCCATACAGTTTGAAGAAACTTTGAACCATCTGACGGATATTTTGCAAACAATGAAAAGTATTGACGCATTTTATAGGtatcttaaataattattatatatttctataactataattgaaaaaaaaacctaatataTTTCTATGCCTATATTTGTAAATCTATATAAAgtagtaaaatatcaaattcataAAGTTCTCAATGACATGAAAATCGGTGTTCAgaatcaaaagtccaaaggaaacATTCAAagaagtgaaaagctgtcaatgtgactgcataccgggttttcttttatgtgaactgtatccataaccCATGTCatccctgaattgataaacactacttaAAGTATTTAGTGAATTAGGGTAccctatatgaaatattttgccaaaaatgactaagtaaaaaaaactggtatttttttctttataagttaccaaaaatcaaaatcctagcaatgtaccaacctctgatatatgtacaattgatgcaaaaaaaacaactttctatcttgaaaattgtagaaggcgttatccgtacaataagggtaccctatatgcaatattttgccaaataaTGACTAAGTTTAAGAGCTGGAAttgttttttcataaaaaccgttggaaaacccggttaaaaacagGAGTAGAACAAACATCGACCGCTCAAACAATTAGAGGTAGTATCATGTGCCATTAAGGTGTGAGCATCCTCTAATGACCGGTTACTCTTTGTCATAATACTAGACAATTAAgtgattaattattgtctaaCAATAAGAATAAAACATGTCAGCAACCGACCCAATGGAAagttgtatttgctgacaaggtcttGATATCAACCAAATCGACAGATTTctcaaataaatttatcattttataagaaataataatgcattttaaacaacatttcagTAAATCTGCCAAATTATTATCATTTGTCAATGCTTCAGTTATATCATTGAATTAatattgatttatcatttttaatgttttcaatgaCTGCTGTTTCCGACAATTAAgtgcaaaaatgaaatttttactctataatttttaaagtttttatttcttttattttttttcatctttttttttagcaataccGGGTATTTAATGGATCATATGATTTGTCATCCtcataatatttttgaatgtttCAACTGTTCTATTTGGTAAAATAGAtgacaaattacatgtatattacacactgcagttttttaaaattgaataattttcggtttaaaaatgtttctacCGTAGTGAAATAGTAAAGAAATAGTAGAAAACGACATCTTTATAATCAGGATTCATTCAAATATGATTCTTAACCAAATAAGTTCGAACGGTTTCCACGTTGATTACAAACGATTGATGGTTACATGCCTTGTTTAAACGTAAAACATTTTGAACGCGAGAATTCAATATCATTGCAAACCatttatgaacattttaatataGGTTTTGATTAAGGTATTTTTATAAAGTTGAGATGTGCAATTTCCGAATCATAGAAAACAAGAATTTAATCtgtaacaaaccgtcaaccatctaaaaaatccataaaacgaaatacaaattataaGCAGAGCAACACTGACCTCTAAAAATTAGACGTAGGATCAGAtacctaggaggagtgagcatgcTCTGCCGACCGGTCACACCCCCGTTTGctttttgtcgtaatcggggggATTAAACGGAAAAGTCGGTAATTTTTTTGTGATTAAAAGTTTCTCAAAAAGggtattttgggttttttccaAATGTGATTGCTATAAATTTGACTAACATTATCGATTGCAACTTTTAAACAAACACTACCAACAAAATCatctttttttaacaacatattAAACACATGATGATGCAGTATAATACTTCAATTCTTTCaaacgaaaaataaaattaatggatattttgtacaataaaattaaattagatgACATCTTGAAGTCGGTAAGTTTAAATAAGGTTATTCtccaaaataaatcaaaaaatctATAAACTGATGATACACGTATAAACGTACATGAATGGAGATTAGTATCACGACTCAGGCGAGTGATTTAAATGGTTTTATTGACAAACACATGTTTATGAAACACTAGAGTCCAGGAAATATCTAATTTAACAGACAAGCTGTTCAACTCACGTTAGATGAACTTAGCCCGTTTGAAATCGACATACACTCGCCATATGAACATGTTCCTTTAAAAGAGAAGAGGCGGATGGATATCATTAACAACAAAGATTGATACTTTATATTCATGCGAATTTGATGATAATACAGTTAAATATactgataaaacaaaaacaccacAGAACGCTTCTCAAAAGTAATCAGTTAAGTAGATACGGTGGCCGGGTGGTCAACAATAAATCCTTCATATCATCCTACCTTCTTGTAAATCATTTGTTATGTTACATTTATGAAATGctatttattaaagaaaacattaattttagcTATTAAATTTGATAGGTTTCTATATCTGTATGCGTGTCCTTTTAAAAGATATCAATACAGTTCAAATATGGCCACAATCATTCAACTTTCCTGAAGTATTTGaaacatgtctttaaaaaaataatctaatattaaAACCCTTGAAGAATTCTTTCACTGCcccaaatttattgatttaaattcAATTGCAATAAAATAGAAGAGATGTAAACTTAAATTAGGAATTATTGTACGCAACGTCAATTAAATCCTTTACATAAGATTTGACAGGTTTTCGCCATGAATAGTTAAGTGTATCCATATTTTTGTGACATGATCATGATGATGTTTGAAAGACTACATGTGACTGCAATGACATAATATATAAATGAGGAGTGACCCAGGCAGAATAATACATAGACCTGAATTAATTTGAAGGAAAAGatacaaagaaagcatttcattacttatattaacatctttctctTTTCAAATTAAAGAACTGTTCGTAAAAAGTATGTTAAAgtgaacaaaatattgataatgaATATCAGTACGTCAgatgagaaaaaaagctatttcGTCTGATAtgagaatttgagtctgacatcgtcataattattttatgcagtccgtgattttatTCATGTTGTTGAAGGTTTCGACCGACAAATAAACTGGTTAGATCTAGATTGACTAGATTTCAGCACTGTCAGAGGAAAAAACACTTGGTGAGAAGATGAGAATCTTGTAACAAATATTCAGAAGATCTACAGTGATATTTTATGATGTCCTTTTATCTGGAGATGGTGCCTCCCATAACAATTGTTTAAGTAAGCAATAGTTTATGTAACAGGAATTTCAAATGTGTAACAGTATCCCAGGATTATAAACATATATGAAATGTGATATAATAATGATCGGtttttacttcaatttaaaatagaaatgttcCTTCAATGTTCCTTGAATCCGGCTGTTGACTCCAAATTATAGATATTGTCGTAATTTAAGTgttcttttattaaatatgtatttaggTTAAAATGTAAGatgcacatgtacatatttCTCAAACTAGCTAAAAAAGGTTTGAAGCACGACTTCCCAAGTCCATTAAGTTctacaataatgatatattgtttttaaaaatacaatgaagAGCATTGAAGTTGTAAAAGTTTGCGATTGAATGGAGTGTTCTAAACCTTGAATCGAATGTCAATTGTTGTTATTTAAACCACGcccatttcttttgaaacgTGAAGATTTTATTCGTCTCAATGTATATGTACCTTCTAGGACGTTACGTTTCATATCCATATGCGCTTCATTGTACGGTATTCGGAATTCCGTTACATTCTTCTCATTTTTCTATACGTTGTTCAATACGGACAAATAATCTAAGGGACAAAATAACCGCGCTGGCAGTGACCTAATGTGTTTTCCTACCATCAagcaaatttttatttattgatttttaatgcGCACAGTGTCGATAGCGTTAACATTTCGTTTCGTGATTTATGTTGAAattcaatattgaattttaaaacttgaatcataatttgttattaaaacatAATAGATATTCATGCGACAGCGCtgtcaaagaaaaaagtatgtGTAAGGCTGGAATGCGATAAATTGATACTAGAATAACCAAAGCATGATGTTGTCTATCGTTATTTATAGTTTAATTAGAGGAAAGTAGTTTAACCCAGTTATACATGCTAAAATGTTTTAAGATTCTTGTTAATTCGGTAACTAATAGAGAATGGCAAAAACAGTATGACCGGTAAAGTGCAATGTGGAGTATTTTCCCGCAAGGAAATTCAATGTGCGTGCATGTTAAAAACCGTCTAAAAAATATGGAACGGTACGTCCAAGAAGGTACATATACATTGAGACGAATACAATTTTTCTcgtttcaaaagaaatgggCGTGACTTATATAACAATTGACATtcgatacaaagtttagaacattccattcaaatgaaaatttttaccacttcaatgcCCTTTATTGTGCGATATTCTTCTCATTTTTCTATAAGTTGTTCTGTACGTACAAATAACCTAAGGGACAAAATAACCGTGCTGGCATTGACCTAATGTGTTTTCCTACCATCAagcaaatttttattattgattttaatgcgCACAGTGTCGATTGCGTTTTTGTTTCGTTTATGTTGAAattcaatattgaattttaaatttacaacttgaatcataatttgttattaaaacgTAATAGATATTTAATTAGAGGAAAGTAGTTTACTCATTTTTATAGTACGTGTTGAATGCACAACAACTCATTTAAATCAT
The window above is part of the Magallana gigas chromosome 10, xbMagGiga1.1, whole genome shotgun sequence genome. Proteins encoded here:
- the LOC136269609 gene encoding uncharacterized protein isoform X1, with translation MSAITIALLTFLCLFLIGGEGHDQVSTNDMSKRNVNLNGIKNLLLTEIQRKIPKDIKGKSGNVRYHLSKVKINKLQLPQSDLRIKRLNPLTVEWTARDGEIKGETNWWLRYKSWLGQYTDQGHVSFSTKGIGFSVTAVLAGNRIRVRNCFSNPPSVDLRIRGRLWSWIYQLVIKDSKNDFRKMLAGSNGLICKSVKSLLNGGGNAVMKLFNNFNG
- the LOC136269609 gene encoding uncharacterized protein isoform X2 → MSAITIALLTFLCLFLIGGEGHDQVSTNDMSKRNVNLNGIKNLLLTEIQRKIPKDIKGKSGNVRYHLSKVKINKLQLPQSDLRIKRLNPLTVEWTARDGEIKGETNWWLRYKSWLGQYTDQGHVSFSTKGIGFSVTAVLGNRIRVRNCFSNPPSVDLRIRGRLWSWIYQLVIKDSKNDFRKMLAGSNGLICKSVKSLLNGGGNAVMKLFNNFNG